One stretch of Tepiditoga spiralis DNA includes these proteins:
- a CDS encoding diacylglycerol kinase family protein: MMKRIIGTKKFKDSLKFAINGLFEVHKTQRNFRIQTFIGLIALITALFLDLNGVKLLWISFAVMLVLLMEALNTVIEKVLDYLHPDYSEIIGIIKDISAAVVLIASVFSIVIGTIIFGESIFKINPKYGIIIAIAFLVFIKFFSRGGKNNG, translated from the coding sequence ATGATGAAAAGAATTATTGGAACAAAAAAATTTAAAGATAGTTTAAAGTTTGCCATAAATGGATTATTTGAAGTCCATAAAACTCAAAGAAATTTTAGAATACAAACATTTATAGGATTAATAGCGCTTATTACAGCGCTATTTCTTGATTTAAATGGAGTTAAATTATTATGGATTTCTTTTGCTGTAATGCTTGTATTATTAATGGAAGCTTTAAATACAGTTATAGAAAAGGTACTTGATTATCTTCATCCAGATTATAGTGAAATTATAGGTATAATAAAAGACATATCAGCAGCAGTTGTTCTAATTGCATCTGTTTTTTCAATTGTTATAGGGACAATAATATTTGGAGAATCAATTTTTAAAATTAATCCCAAGTATGGTATAATTATAGCGATAGCTTTCTTAGTATTTATTAAATTTTTTTCAAGAGGGGGCAAAAACAATGGATGA
- a CDS encoding HD domain-containing phosphohydrolase: MFSKRPICIVENDDNDFEHVKNELKKSSLSNEILRFKKTEEMLDFLKNEEIKPALILTALRFPGMNGIEFMKIAKKENLLDDIKVIVLTSADENLRLESKNEGFIGFIKKPFVLNVLYNLLRTFTSNKFLERNKVDDILKDISTTFNNKILKSLIAIKTNKVYTQLSFFDGYSNSIVLEYKGISFRLKNKIYDTLKNQKIFSDTFSINDVKNKFWWMISNLPKNAYIYIRKIEFENKDTGLILFITKEKMDSELNKKIDEKLYELSASMYTQKNDFEQKVYMGKAILNLAKTTTAYDPYIYLHSVRMADLSAILALLYGFDNERISFVKNCGMIHDLGNIFVSKRVLNKPGILTDSEFKEVQSHTSKLEELLSDNEFLNDYVEVAKLHHERLDGSGYYGLKMNDIPIESQILAIADIYDALTHDRPYRKAESIEKTLKILNSMAKDGKINKEIVKILENLVPIFEKTSYNLNLTSLLRNNKKIFIENPFKENSLIDGKIEKLTGGFAYIKLEEVPQLKIGNSITLYSNLDGIIEKFECKILNIKEDGFIVLVKTTEYESKIIKTMWAKKINLFKLESGIKRMDQIEISEYTLNARMSMFGANQLSFTTTENLFNLKDKLMIDFDAYGENIVIFGEIKRIESEENLVRYWVKYLNMTEDKIATINRTLFKRKLEILLYL; this comes from the coding sequence ATGTTTAGTAAAAGACCAATATGTATTGTAGAAAATGATGATAATGATTTTGAACATGTAAAAAATGAATTAAAAAAATCCAGTTTATCAAATGAAATTTTAAGATTTAAAAAAACAGAGGAAATGTTAGATTTTTTAAAAAATGAAGAAATAAAGCCAGCTTTAATATTAACCGCTTTAAGATTTCCTGGTATGAATGGTATAGAGTTTATGAAAATTGCAAAAAAAGAAAATTTATTAGATGATATTAAAGTAATTGTATTAACTTCAGCTGATGAAAATTTAAGATTAGAGAGTAAAAACGAAGGATTTATTGGATTTATTAAAAAACCATTTGTACTCAATGTTCTTTATAATCTTTTAAGAACATTTACAAGTAATAAATTTTTAGAAAGAAATAAAGTAGATGATATTTTAAAGGATATTTCCACAACTTTTAATAATAAAATTTTAAAAAGTTTAATAGCCATTAAAACTAATAAAGTATATACTCAACTTTCATTTTTTGATGGATATTCAAATAGTATAGTTTTAGAATATAAAGGTATATCATTTAGATTAAAAAATAAAATTTATGATACTTTAAAAAATCAAAAAATTTTTTCAGATACTTTTTCAATTAATGATGTAAAAAATAAATTTTGGTGGATGATAAGTAATTTACCTAAAAATGCTTATATTTATATTAGAAAAATTGAATTTGAAAATAAAGATACAGGATTGATTTTATTTATAACAAAAGAAAAAATGGATTCTGAATTAAATAAAAAAATTGATGAAAAGTTATATGAATTATCTGCTTCAATGTATACTCAAAAAAATGATTTTGAACAAAAAGTATATATGGGAAAAGCAATTTTAAATCTTGCAAAAACAACAACAGCTTATGATCCTTATATATATTTACATTCAGTAAGAATGGCAGATTTATCAGCTATATTAGCTTTATTATATGGATTTGATAATGAGAGGATAAGTTTTGTAAAAAATTGTGGAATGATACATGATCTTGGTAATATTTTCGTTTCAAAAAGAGTATTAAATAAACCAGGAATATTAACTGATTCAGAATTTAAAGAAGTTCAATCACATACATCAAAGTTAGAAGAATTGCTTTCTGACAATGAGTTTTTAAATGATTATGTTGAAGTTGCAAAATTACATCATGAAAGATTAGATGGAAGTGGATATTATGGATTAAAAATGAATGATATACCTATTGAATCTCAAATTTTGGCTATAGCAGATATTTATGATGCTTTAACACACGATAGACCATATAGAAAAGCAGAATCTATAGAAAAAACATTAAAGATTTTAAATTCTATGGCAAAAGATGGAAAGATAAATAAGGAAATAGTTAAAATTTTAGAAAATTTAGTTCCTATATTTGAAAAAACATCTTATAACTTAAATTTAACTAGTTTGTTGAGAAATAATAAAAAAATATTTATTGAAAATCCATTTAAAGAAAATTCTTTAATAGATGGGAAAATAGAAAAATTAACTGGAGGGTTTGCCTATATAAAATTAGAAGAAGTTCCTCAATTAAAGATAGGTAATAGCATAACCTTATATTCAAATTTAGATGGTATAATAGAAAAGTTTGAATGTAAGATTTTAAATATAAAAGAAGATGGATTTATAGTACTAGTAAAAACAACTGAATATGAAAGTAAAATAATAAAAACTATGTGGGCAAAAAAAATTAATCTATTTAAATTAGAAAGTGGTATAAAAAGAATGGATCAAATAGAAATAAGCGAATATACATTAAATGCAAGAATGTCAATGTTTGGTGCAAATCAATTGTCTTTTACAACTACTGAAAATTTATTTAATTTAAAAGATAAACTTATGATAGATTTTGATGCATATGGTGAAAATATAGTAATTTTTGGAGAAATAAAAAGAATTGAAAGTGAAGAAAACTTAGTTAGATACTGGGTAAAATATTTAAATATGACAGAAGATAAGATTGCTACAATAAATAGAACTCTATTTAAAAGGAAATTAGAAATACTATTATATCTTTAA
- a CDS encoding DEAD/DEAH box helicase, translating to MFEETHIKTWWGKKWINFLSLFDKDDLKKNRGLEYTKNVVDIKINKNKILSKVSGRYKVPYEQTIIFKQFTISEKNKIKSILKNNKDLNLQLYINKFPEELYSIIKNNGIDLFPNSLEDLILKCNCVDLNKPCKHLIAVFYKLTEEIDKNPFLLFEFHGIKKSDLFSIDYNEDIFKYSSLNVKLLKERPKERNISNKKIESYLSLLQTHPSFYKEDFKKILLNTYDDISYKLNNNLMINEEIKYNMTDFKIHISFSKIRPKFYSNIDSKTIKSIFKKNISFESIFNVFHELNLSDFKEDSKYTSFLKQCLAFSYKLSILKAYLPEIFTINNNEFIINYTPNRTIKYVDDYLNYLSYIAPKDILLDENNNELNTYLATEFIVSMFLKEIINKYSKNFNDKLLNVFFKKKIFKVEKYFEKNIFLSIKNWLLPLFLKDSIFSILLFVEKINKRKYYLSMNIKNKINENVYTLKDFENSIVINQYKNELYNQLGIIASYSETISKLIRDKRDKILINLDELSELVIYSENDLKLLGIKIILNFKPNKIVVPKLLLRLSSQEDILDFEKINFNYTIKIDDIEITLNEFKRNFKNINGLVCFNEKNVLVTQENYFSILEKTKKQSTKNIIINILSKDYYGVPIIPDNKIKNFIDNLKKIPKLNIPNTLNGTLRPYQITGFNWLYNNLKKGFNVCIADDMGLGKTIQVITTILKLKEENNIKNQTLVICPTTIVGNWYKEFEKFSPSLKVHIFHGNNRELNDSDVIITTYGTLRRDSHKLSKKWSLIILDEAQNIKNPLTAQSKSVKHLNSIFKIAMTGTPIENKLLELWSIFDFLMPNFLGNKNYFLKNYAIPIEKQNNTEKQNKLKNIIEPFLLRRLKTDKNIINDLPEKNIYNEFIFLKEKQELLYKNVIKILDKNIYHSYGIERKGLILKLLTNLKQICNHPSNFTKEENYDIELSGKSERTIELVEKIVSKNEKVLIFTQYIEMAKILKKMLSIKNINSLFFYGGLSRKKRDFIVDNFQNNKNQKVMIVSLKAGGTGLNLIAANHVIHYDMWWNPAVENQATDRVFRIGQKKNVSVYRFITLGTFEEKINHMLEKKQKLAESIISPGEKWITSLSNKELQEFFKLF from the coding sequence TTGTTTGAAGAAACTCATATAAAAACATGGTGGGGGAAAAAATGGATAAACTTCTTAAGTTTATTTGATAAAGATGATTTAAAAAAAAATCGCGGTTTAGAGTATACGAAAAATGTTGTTGATATAAAAATTAATAAGAATAAAATTTTATCTAAAGTTTCTGGTAGATACAAAGTACCTTATGAACAAACCATAATTTTTAAACAATTTACTATTTCGGAAAAAAATAAAATAAAAAGTATTTTAAAAAATAATAAAGACTTAAATTTACAATTGTATATTAATAAATTTCCAGAAGAACTTTATTCTATTATAAAAAATAATGGAATTGATCTTTTCCCTAATAGTTTAGAAGATTTAATTTTAAAATGTAATTGTGTGGATTTAAATAAACCGTGTAAACATTTGATAGCAGTTTTTTATAAATTAACAGAAGAAATAGATAAGAATCCATTTTTATTATTTGAGTTTCACGGTATAAAAAAATCAGATTTATTTTCAATTGATTATAATGAAGATATTTTTAAATATAGTAGTTTGAATGTAAAGCTTTTAAAAGAAAGGCCAAAAGAAAGAAATATTTCTAATAAAAAGATAGAATCTTATTTGTCTCTTTTACAAACTCACCCATCTTTTTATAAAGAAGATTTTAAGAAAATACTCTTAAATACATATGATGATATTTCTTATAAATTAAATAATAACTTGATGATAAATGAAGAAATAAAATATAATATGACAGACTTTAAAATACACATATCTTTTTCAAAGATTAGACCAAAGTTTTATTCTAATATTGATTCAAAAACAATTAAAAGTATATTTAAAAAAAATATATCTTTTGAAAGTATCTTTAATGTTTTTCATGAACTAAACCTTTCTGATTTTAAAGAAGATAGTAAATATACATCTTTTTTAAAACAATGTTTAGCTTTCTCATATAAACTATCCATATTAAAAGCGTATCTTCCTGAAATTTTTACTATAAACAATAATGAATTTATTATTAATTATACTCCAAATAGAACAATAAAATATGTAGATGATTATTTAAATTATTTATCCTATATTGCTCCAAAAGATATCTTATTAGATGAAAATAATAATGAATTGAATACCTATTTAGCTACTGAATTTATAGTTTCTATGTTTTTAAAAGAGATAATAAATAAATATTCGAAAAACTTTAATGATAAATTATTAAATGTTTTTTTTAAAAAGAAAATATTTAAAGTTGAAAAATACTTTGAAAAAAATATTTTTTTAAGTATTAAAAATTGGCTATTACCATTATTTTTAAAAGATAGTATATTTTCTATACTTTTATTTGTTGAAAAAATAAATAAAAGAAAATATTATTTATCAATGAATATAAAAAATAAAATAAATGAAAATGTTTATACTTTAAAAGATTTTGAAAATTCTATTGTTATAAATCAATATAAAAATGAACTATATAATCAATTAGGTATAATTGCTTCATATTCAGAAACAATAAGCAAACTAATACGAGATAAAAGAGATAAGATATTAATAAATCTAGATGAATTAAGTGAATTGGTTATATATTCTGAAAATGATTTAAAACTTTTAGGTATAAAAATAATATTAAATTTTAAACCTAATAAAATTGTTGTTCCTAAGTTACTTTTAAGATTAAGTAGTCAAGAAGATATCTTAGATTTTGAAAAAATAAATTTTAATTATACTATTAAAATCGATGATATTGAAATTACATTAAATGAATTTAAAAGAAATTTTAAAAATATAAATGGACTTGTATGTTTTAATGAAAAAAATGTTTTAGTTACACAAGAAAATTATTTTTCAATTTTGGAAAAAACAAAAAAACAAAGCACTAAAAATATAATAATAAATATTTTAAGTAAAGATTATTATGGAGTTCCAATTATTCCTGATAATAAAATCAAAAATTTTATTGATAATTTAAAAAAAATACCAAAATTAAATATACCTAATACATTAAATGGAACTTTAAGACCTTATCAAATAACGGGTTTTAATTGGTTATATAATAATTTAAAAAAAGGATTTAATGTATGTATCGCTGATGATATGGGTCTTGGAAAAACTATACAAGTTATAACTACAATTTTAAAATTAAAAGAAGAAAATAATATTAAAAATCAAACATTAGTTATATGTCCAACTACAATAGTTGGAAATTGGTATAAAGAATTTGAAAAATTTTCTCCTTCTTTAAAAGTTCATATTTTCCATGGAAATAATAGAGAATTAAATGATTCTGATGTAATAATAACAACTTATGGAACTCTTAGAAGAGATTCTCATAAGTTATCAAAAAAATGGTCTTTAATTATTTTAGATGAAGCACAAAATATAAAAAATCCACTTACTGCTCAATCTAAATCAGTAAAGCATTTAAACTCTATTTTTAAAATAGCTATGACCGGAACACCAATAGAAAATAAATTGCTGGAACTTTGGAGTATTTTTGATTTTTTAATGCCGAACTTTCTTGGTAATAAAAATTACTTTTTAAAAAATTATGCAATTCCAATTGAAAAACAAAATAATACAGAAAAACAAAATAAATTAAAAAATATAATAGAGCCATTTCTATTGAGAAGATTAAAAACAGATAAAAATATTATAAATGATCTTCCTGAAAAAAATATATACAATGAATTTATTTTTTTAAAAGAAAAACAAGAGTTGTTATATAAAAATGTAATAAAAATTTTAGATAAAAATATTTATCATTCTTATGGAATAGAAAGAAAAGGTTTGATATTAAAATTACTTACAAACTTAAAACAAATATGCAATCATCCTTCAAATTTTACAAAAGAAGAAAATTATGATATAGAGCTATCAGGAAAATCTGAAAGAACAATAGAACTCGTTGAGAAAATAGTGTCAAAAAATGAAAAGGTATTAATTTTTACTCAATACATAGAAATGGCCAAAATATTAAAAAAGATGTTATCTATTAAAAATATAAATTCTTTATTTTTTTATGGAGGATTATCAAGAAAAAAAAGAGATTTTATTGTTGATAATTTTCAAAATAATAAAAATCAAAAAGTAATGATTGTATCTTTAAAAGCTGGAGGAACGGGTTTAAATTTGATAGCTGCAAATCATGTTATTCATTATGATATGTGGTGGAATCCAGCTGTAGAAAACCAGGCAACTGATAGAGTGTTTAGAATTGGTCAAAAGAAAAATGTTAGTGTATATAGATTTATAACCTTGGGAACTTTTGAAGAAAAAATAAACCATATGTTAGAAAAAAAACAAAAATTAGCAGAAAGTATAATTTCTCCAGGTGAAAAATGGATAACCAGTCTTTCAAACAAAGAATTACAAGAATTTTTCAAACTTTTTTAA
- the hemW gene encoding radical SAM family heme chaperone HemW, with translation MQNCSIYIHIPFCKSKCYYCDYNSIVNTNYFEQYFKALNNEIELYKNNNFLIKTIYIGGGTPSFVDSKYIKNIFYKINEIFNMDLKEFTIEVNPESVEELKLIDYKEIGINRISMGIQSSSNKILKTVNRIHTLEKARKSYYTLKKYFKNINLDFILGLPFETEKTIINNLNLIKELNPQHISYYLFDSSHETPLMKKIEKKELTLPNSEFLEDMLDIIYIDLKKMNYNRYEISSWSKDNNFSIHNKVYWKNENYIGFGVSAGSHISKKRYVNTDSILKYINSLNKNKMEYEYYHKNDEKKDFIETIFMGLRLLEGISIKTLKERYSEKLVINFINKLTAIQSELISIDETLKLTEKGLNLSNRVFENLIEIGENI, from the coding sequence TTGCAGAATTGTAGTATATATATACATATTCCATTTTGTAAAAGCAAATGTTATTATTGTGATTATAATTCTATAGTTAATACAAATTATTTTGAGCAATACTTTAAAGCGCTTAATAATGAAATAGAATTATATAAAAATAATAATTTTTTAATAAAGACGATATATATTGGTGGTGGTACACCGTCCTTTGTTGATTCTAAATATATAAAAAATATTTTTTATAAAATCAATGAAATCTTTAATATGGACTTAAAAGAGTTTACAATAGAAGTTAATCCAGAAAGTGTTGAAGAACTTAAATTAATAGATTATAAGGAAATAGGAATAAATAGAATTTCTATGGGAATTCAATCATCATCAAATAAAATTTTAAAAACAGTTAATAGAATTCATACTTTAGAAAAAGCAAGAAAAAGTTATTATACTTTAAAAAAATACTTTAAAAATATAAATCTTGACTTTATTTTAGGTTTGCCTTTTGAAACAGAAAAAACTATTATTAATAATTTAAATTTAATAAAAGAATTAAATCCACAACATATTTCTTATTATTTATTTGATTCTTCACACGAAACTCCTTTAATGAAAAAAATTGAAAAAAAAGAATTAACTCTTCCAAATAGTGAGTTTTTAGAAGATATGCTTGATATTATTTATATCGATTTAAAAAAGATGAACTATAATAGATATGAAATATCAAGTTGGTCAAAAGATAATAATTTTTCTATTCATAATAAAGTATACTGGAAAAATGAAAATTATATTGGATTTGGAGTTTCTGCTGGTAGTCATATTTCAAAGAAAAGATATGTAAATACAGATTCAATTTTAAAATATATAAATTCTTTAAATAAAAATAAAATGGAATATGAATACTATCATAAAAACGATGAAAAAAAAGATTTTATAGAAACTATTTTTATGGGTTTAAGACTGTTAGAAGGAATAAGTATAAAAACTTTAAAAGAAAGATATTCTGAAAAACTTGTGATAAATTTTATAAATAAACTTACTGCCATACAATCAGAGTTGATAAGCATTGATGAGACTTTAAAATTAACTGAAAAGGGGCTTAATTTGTCCAATAGAGTATTTGAAAATTTAATAGAAATAGGGGAAAATATTTAA
- a CDS encoding 2-oxoacid:ferredoxin oxidoreductase subunit beta, whose translation MPSAKYYEYLRKDRLPHVWCPGCGNGIILKSFLEAASNLNLDKNKVAVVSGIGCSSRSTGYLDFNTMHTLHGRAVAFATGVKLARPDLEVIAMGGDGDMLAIGGNHFIHACRRNMDLTIIIFNNNIYGMTGGQYSPTTPSESLASTAPYGNIENQFNAVELAIASGATYVARSTVFHFMQSAKYIENAIKHKGVSVVEIVTNCHTYFGRYNKMPKPAQLHQYFKDNGIMLSKAEKMSEEELKGKIVIGEFKNIEKEGYLENYQKLQNKFAIGGDK comes from the coding sequence ATGCCATCAGCAAAGTACTATGAATATTTGAGAAAAGACAGGCTTCCACACGTTTGGTGTCCTGGATGTGGAAATGGAATTATTTTAAAATCATTTCTTGAAGCAGCTAGTAATTTAAATTTAGATAAAAATAAGGTTGCTGTAGTATCTGGTATAGGATGTTCTTCAAGAAGTACTGGGTACTTAGACTTTAACACTATGCACACTCTTCACGGAAGAGCTGTTGCATTTGCTACTGGAGTAAAATTAGCAAGACCTGATCTTGAAGTTATTGCCATGGGTGGAGATGGTGACATGTTAGCAATTGGTGGGAATCACTTTATTCATGCTTGTAGAAGAAATATGGATTTAACTATTATTATTTTCAATAATAATATTTATGGTATGACAGGTGGTCAATATTCTCCAACAACTCCTTCTGAAAGCTTGGCTTCAACAGCTCCTTATGGAAATATAGAAAATCAATTCAATGCGGTTGAGTTAGCTATTGCTTCTGGAGCAACTTATGTTGCAAGATCTACAGTTTTTCATTTTATGCAAAGTGCAAAATATATAGAAAATGCAATTAAACATAAGGGTGTTTCAGTTGTTGAAATAGTAACTAATTGCCATACTTATTTTGGAAGATACAATAAAATGCCAAAACCAGCACAATTACACCAATATTTTAAAGATAATGGTATAATGCTTTCAAAAGCTGAAAAAATGAGTGAAGAAGAATTAAAAGGAAAAATAGTAATAGGTGAATTTAAAAACATCGAAAAAGAAGGATATCTTGAAAATTATCAAAAACTCCAAAACAAATTTGCAATTGGAGGTGACAAATAA
- a CDS encoding 2-oxoacid:acceptor oxidoreductase family protein, with protein sequence MNLSISKPFSVRFAGEAGQGNIMMGHVFANALVKEGYNVVQTLHYGARVRGGLSYTDVLFDKVPIDFPKAETFDILYVMHDVAVPQVEHLKKNSLVFYDDEFVKKLPQTVSRKTKKVIKVSASKIAYNEIGNINVSNMVGLGILASVTGILSLDVLISTMKENVKENYYEMDEKALNLGYEFTKKTYKIRSGEKVTKLGRNFE encoded by the coding sequence ATGAATCTTTCAATTTCAAAACCATTTTCAGTTAGATTTGCAGGTGAAGCTGGTCAAGGGAATATAATGATGGGCCATGTTTTTGCAAATGCTTTAGTTAAAGAAGGATATAATGTAGTTCAAACTCTTCATTATGGTGCAAGAGTTAGAGGAGGACTTTCATATACTGATGTTTTATTTGATAAGGTTCCAATAGACTTTCCAAAAGCTGAAACTTTTGATATATTATATGTTATGCATGATGTTGCCGTTCCTCAAGTTGAACATTTAAAGAAAAATAGTTTAGTTTTTTATGATGATGAATTTGTAAAAAAACTTCCTCAAACAGTTTCAAGAAAAACTAAAAAAGTTATAAAAGTATCTGCTTCAAAAATTGCTTATAATGAAATTGGAAATATAAATGTTTCTAATATGGTAGGATTAGGTATTTTGGCTAGCGTTACAGGTATTTTAAGCTTAGATGTTTTAATTTCTACAATGAAAGAAAATGTTAAAGAAAATTATTATGAAATGGATGAAAAAGCTTTAAATCTTGGATATGAATTTACTAAAAAAACCTATAAAATAAGATCTGGAGAAAAAGTTACTAAATTAGGTAGAAATTTTGAATGA
- a CDS encoding peptidoglycan DD-metalloendopeptidase family protein yields the protein MKRLIVLIIVLCGGIGFSEAGYYYKVQKNDSIIKISEKTKISVPVLIDRNPEIVYQKYLNLNQKLFIPKENIFYYEVKPGDSLNYIAIKFFTHPDLILKVNYIKDKNFLKVGQKLKIPYKIIGLCYNKNQTIGWPIIGYVSSPYGYRMHPIYKKIKFHTGIDIVASKGTPIIAANSGKVIYAGESGGYGKHIKVLLNNKIYLYGHLSEINVCKGYIVKKGEIIGKVGSTGISTGPHLHFEIDNFKDNKSMDPMMFLDKNKNKAYNIKSDEYKMYMGGE from the coding sequence ATGAAACGATTAATTGTATTAATTATAGTTTTATGCGGGGGTATTGGATTTAGCGAAGCGGGGTATTATTATAAAGTTCAAAAAAATGATTCAATAATAAAAATATCAGAAAAAACAAAAATTTCAGTTCCAGTTTTAATTGATAGAAACCCTGAAATAGTGTATCAAAAATATTTAAATTTAAATCAAAAATTATTTATTCCAAAAGAAAATATTTTTTATTATGAAGTAAAACCTGGAGATTCATTAAATTATATTGCTATAAAATTTTTTACTCATCCAGATTTAATACTCAAAGTAAATTATATTAAAGATAAAAACTTTTTAAAAGTAGGACAAAAATTAAAAATACCTTATAAAATTATAGGCCTTTGTTATAATAAAAATCAAACTATTGGATGGCCTATAATTGGTTATGTTTCTTCACCTTATGGCTATAGAATGCACCCAATATACAAAAAAATAAAATTTCATACTGGAATAGACATAGTTGCTTCAAAAGGAACTCCAATAATTGCTGCCAATTCTGGAAAGGTTATATACGCTGGTGAAAGTGGTGGATATGGTAAACATATAAAAGTATTATTAAATAATAAAATATATTTATATGGGCATTTAAGTGAAATAAATGTATGTAAAGGTTATATCGTAAAAAAAGGTGAAATAATAGGAAAAGTTGGAAGTACTGGTATTTCAACAGGACCCCATTTACATTTTGAAATAGATAACTTTAAGGATAATAAAAGTATGGATCCAATGATGTTTTTAGATAAAAATAAAAATAAAGCTTATAATATAAAAAGTGATGAATATAAAATGTATATGGGAGGGGAATAA
- a CDS encoding protein-glutamate methylesterase/protein-glutamine glutaminase, whose protein sequence is MDEIKVLVVDDSAFMRMVLKDIIDKQPDMKVIGMAKDGLEAVEKVEKLKPDVVTLDVEMPKLNGFEALKIIMKKTPTRVIMVSSLTSRDAAITIECLENGALDFIQKPAGSTSWTFRQVQDDLLQKIHEAIKVSINVLAKPQKSITTRKKRESVGTVGKKILLIASSTGGPRSLDKVVPLLPEKIGVPVIIVQHMPAGFTKSLANRLNKISELTVKEAEEGDVLEKDTVYIAPGNFHLGLKKSGTKVSLYLDSSEKINNVRPAADFTFDSAAEIYKQNIVSVVLTGMGRDGTKGAFKIKHYGGKIIAESKETCVVYGMPKAIVEEGYADYILPNTKIADKIVDILEGKE, encoded by the coding sequence ATGGATGAAATAAAAGTTCTTGTTGTAGACGACTCTGCTTTTATGAGAATGGTGTTAAAAGATATAATAGACAAACAACCAGACATGAAAGTTATAGGGATGGCAAAAGACGGTCTTGAAGCTGTTGAAAAAGTTGAAAAATTAAAACCTGATGTGGTTACCTTAGATGTTGAAATGCCTAAATTAAATGGTTTTGAAGCATTAAAAATAATTATGAAAAAAACACCTACAAGAGTTATTATGGTTAGTTCTTTAACTTCAAGAGATGCTGCAATAACAATAGAATGTCTAGAAAATGGAGCTTTAGACTTCATTCAAAAACCTGCAGGAAGTACTTCATGGACATTTAGACAAGTTCAAGATGATCTTTTACAAAAAATTCATGAAGCAATAAAGGTTTCTATTAATGTTTTAGCAAAACCACAAAAATCAATTACTACAAGGAAAAAAAGAGAATCAGTTGGAACTGTTGGTAAAAAAATATTATTAATAGCCTCATCAACTGGTGGACCTCGTTCTTTAGATAAAGTTGTTCCTTTATTACCAGAAAAAATTGGAGTTCCAGTAATAATTGTTCAACATATGCCAGCTGGATTTACAAAATCTCTTGCCAATAGATTAAATAAAATATCTGAATTAACTGTAAAAGAAGCTGAAGAAGGAGATGTTTTAGAAAAAGATACTGTTTATATTGCTCCTGGGAATTTTCATTTAGGTTTGAAAAAATCTGGGACTAAGGTTTCTCTTTATTTAGATTCCAGCGAAAAAATAAATAATGTTAGACCAGCAGCTGATTTTACTTTTGATAGTGCTGCAGAAATATATAAGCAAAATATTGTTAGTGTCGTTCTTACTGGAATGGGAAGAGATGGCACCAAAGGTGCATTTAAAATAAAACATTATGGAGGAAAAATAATAGCTGAATCAAAAGAGACTTGTGTAGTCTATGGTATGCCTAAAGCAATTGTTGAAGAAGGCTATGCAGATTATATATTACCTAATACAAAAATAGCAGACAAAATAGTTGATATTTTAGAAGGTAAAGAATAA